From the genome of Ziziphus jujuba cultivar Dongzao chromosome 6, ASM3175591v1, one region includes:
- the LOC107433550 gene encoding geraniol 8-hydroxylase, with protein MGHSPHKSLAKMAKIHGPLMTIQLGFNTTVVASSVEMARELLIKNDQAFLGRPIPQAVTAQEDYQDAMAWLSGGPKWRSLRKLCNTQIFTTQRLEALQDFRRQMMEGMIMRVTEASEAGESINIGRLVFGTSLNLLSNNMFSVDIIDPKSNVIKELKELIGRIMVLAGKPNLTDCFPFLRPFDPQGIKKETKVSYDRLHSMIDMIIDKRLSRRASGLPGYGDFLDILLDNSQEHGSRELSRSDIKTLLTDLFLGGTDTSSTTVEWAMTELLKNPKMMQKLKQELAETIGQGQSMEEKYISKLPYLQAVLKETMRLHPAAPLLLPHQAQMDVEVCGYNIPEGTQVFVNSWAISRDPMYWPDRPTEFVPERFLVSNVEFRGTDLSYTPFGAGRRICPGLSLAVRMLSMSLGSLVHLFDWKLPNGMEPEDIDMDDKFGITLQKAIPLIAIPVAVS; from the exons ATGGGTCATAGTCCCCATAAGTCCTTAGCTAAAATGGCCAAAATTCATGGCCCACTCATGACTATTCAACTTGGTTTCAACACCACAGTAGTTGCTTCTTCCGTAGAAATGGCGAGGGAATTACTCATAAAGAATGACCAGGCCTTCTTGGGAAGACCTATCCCACAAGCAGTCACCGCGCAAGAAGATTACCAAGATGCTATGGCTTGGTTATCAGGTGGACCAAAATGGAGGAGTCTAAGAAAACTATGCAACACTCAAATTTTCACAACGCAGCGTCTCGAAGCACTGCAAGACTTCCGCCGCCAAATGATGGAAGGTATGATTATGCGTGTGACTGAAGCAAGCGAAGCTGGCGAATCCATTAACATTGGGAGGTTAGTGTTCGGAACATCCTTGAATTTATTGTCCAACAACATGTTTTCTGTGGACATAATTGATCCGAAGTCTAACGTCATAAAAGAACTTAAGGAGCTTATTGGGAGAATAATGGTGCTTGCGGGAAAACCCAATCTTACagattgttttccttttttaagaCCATTCGATCCACAAGGTATAAAAAAGGAGACTAAGGTTTCCTATGATCGTTTGCATTCTATGATTGATATGATTATTGATAAACGTTTGAGCCGTAGAGCATCCGGATTGCCGGGTTATGGTGATTTTTTGGATATCCTTCTTGATAATAGCCAGGAACATGGTTCGCGGGAGCTCAGTCGTTCGGATATCAAAACCTTGCTAACG GACTTGTTCCTTGGAGGAACGGATACATCAAGCACAACAGTAGAGTGGGCAATGACTGAGCTCCTAAAGAATCCAAAGATGATGCAGAAATTAAAGCAAGAACTTGCTGAAACAATAGGTCAAGGCCAAAGCATGGAAGAAAAATACATCTCAAAGCTTCCCTATCTACAAGCCGTATTGAAAGAGACAATGCGGCTTCATCCAGCAGCACCACTTCTTTTACCCCATCAAGCTCAAATGGATGTAGAGGTTTGTGGGTATAACATTCCCGAAGGCACTCAAGTTTTTGTGAATTCTTGGGCTATATCCCGAGACCCCATGTACTGGCCGGATCGGCCAACCGAGTTCGTACCAGAGAGGTTTCTGGTTTCGAATGTGGAGTTTAGAGGAACAGATCTATCTTACACTCCATTCGGAGCTGGACGGAGGATTTGCCCTGGCTTGTCGTTGGCTGTGAGAATGTTGAGTATGTCTTTGGGTTCTCTGGTTCACCTTTTTGATTGGAAGCTTCCTAATGGAATGGAACCAGAAGATATAGACATGGATGACAAATTTGGAATTACTTTGCAGAAAGCAATACCTCTCATTGCCATTCCCGTGGCTGTCAGCTGA